The Herpetosiphonaceae bacterium genome window below encodes:
- a CDS encoding class II aldolase/adducin family protein: MKLETMIDDELTQIVAEMQLVGRLLHSRGIFAGRAGNISARLADGRILITRSGTHKALLDRGALLLLDAQGQPLEAGRPSSETPLHLAAYAASREVGAVLHAHPPACTTLAMLQQPLDTSTTEEGRIGLGAVPLLPPAEAGDPAAAERWCAAIRSGAKAALLAGHGVIVWGRDLRDALARLETCESLADLQWRVAVFRDASP; the protein is encoded by the coding sequence TTGAAACTTGAAACGATGATCGACGACGAGCTGACACAGATCGTAGCAGAGATGCAACTCGTGGGGCGGCTGCTCCATAGCCGGGGCATCTTCGCCGGACGCGCGGGCAATATTTCGGCGCGGCTGGCCGATGGCCGCATCCTGATCACACGGTCGGGCACGCACAAAGCGCTGCTCGATCGCGGCGCGCTGCTGCTGCTGGACGCGCAGGGACAGCCGCTCGAAGCGGGCAGGCCATCCTCCGAGACGCCGCTGCATCTCGCGGCATACGCAGCCAGTCGTGAGGTCGGCGCGGTGCTGCACGCGCACCCGCCCGCCTGCACGACGCTGGCGATGCTCCAGCAGCCGCTCGATACCTCCACCACCGAAGAGGGCCGGATCGGGCTGGGAGCGGTGCCGCTGCTGCCACCGGCTGAGGCGGGCGATCCCGCAGCGGCGGAGCGCTGGTGCGCGGCGATTCGCTCAGGCGCGAAGGCGGCGCTGCTGGCAGGGCACGGCGTCATCGTCTGGGGCCGCGATCTCCGCGATGCCTTGGCCCGCCTCGAAACCTGCGAGTCGCTGGCCGATCTGCAATGGCGCGTGGCGGTATTTCGCGACGCATCACCCTAG